ACCCCGGCGACGGTGTCCTGCCGGGCCAGCAGCACCAGCGCCAGGGCGCCGAGCACCGCGCCGGAGGCGGTCCAGACGTGCCGCCGGCCGAGGCGCCGGCTGGCCACCCGGATCACCGTCCGGTCCGACAGCGCCCCGGCGAGCGGGTTGGCCAGCACCGCGGCGAGCGCGCCCAGCCCGGTGACGACCGCGAGCATCGCCTCCTTGTCGCCCGGCGCGATCCGCTCGATCTGCTGGGGCAGCAGCACCTGGATCGGGGTGAAGAAGGCCATCCAGACGCCCAGGTTGGCCGCGAAGATCAGCGCGATCCAGCTCCGCCGGACCGGCACGGTCGGTTCGGCGAGCGCCGCCGGCAGCGAGGCCGGCGTCGGGTTCATCGTGGTCACGGCTTGATCACCTGGTCGCGGAACCAGCCGTACGACGACTTGGGCGTCCGCCGTTGGGTGGCGTAGTCGACGTGCACCAGGCCGAACCGCTTGGTGAAGCCCTCGGCCCACTCCCAGTTGTCCAACAGCGACCAGACGAAGTACCCGGTCACGTCGACGCCCTCGTCGATCGCGGCCCGCACGGCGCGCAGGTGCCCGTCCAGGTACGCGATCCGCTCGGGGTCGTCGACCCGGCCCTCGGCGTCCGGCACGTCGTCGTACGCGCAGCCGCTCTCGGTGACCTGGATCGGCGGCAGCGCGTCGCCGTACCGGTCGCGCAGCCCGACGAGCAGGTCGCGCAGGCCGTCCGGGGCCACCGGCCAGTCGAAGGCGGTCCGCGGGTACCCCTCCAGCGGGACGATCTCGAACGGCAGCGGCGAGTCCGGTTCGGCAGCCCGGATCCCCGTCGGGTTGTAGTAGTTCACCCCGAGCACGTCGATCGGCGCGGCGATCAGGTCGAGGTCGCCGTCGCGCACCACGCCCGGGTCGAAGTCGGGCCCCTCCGGGTAGCCGAGACCGAGCAGCGGGTCGGTGAAGAGCCGGTTGTGCAGCGCGTCGTACGCCGCCCCGGCCGCCCGGTCGGCGTCGGTGTCGCCGGCCGGCCGCACCGGGGAGTAGTTGTTCGCGATGGCGACCGGGCTGGCGCTGCGCGCCCGGAGCGCCGACACCGCGAGGCCGTGCCCGAGCAGTTGGTGGTGGGCCACCGGGAAGGCGTCGAAGAGCAGCATCCAGCCCGGGGCGTGCACGCCCATGCCGTGCCCGAGGCTCATGTGGATGAACGGCTCGTTGAGGGTGATCCAGAGCTTCACCCGGTCGCCGAGGCGGGCGGCGACCAGGTCGGCGTACTCGGCGAAGCGGGCGGCGGTGTCCCGGTTGAGCCAGCCGCCGGCGTCCTCCAGGGCCTGCGGCAGGTCCCAGTGGAAGAGGGTGGCGACCGGGTCGATGCCCCGGCCGAGCAGTTCGTCCACCAGCCGTTCGTAGAAGTCCAGCCCGGCGGGGCTGGCCGCCCCGACCCCGGTGGGCTGTACCCGGGGCCAGGCGATCGAGAACCGGTACGCGGACACCCCGAGCCCCGCCAGCAGCGCGACGTCCTCGCGGTACCGGTGGTAGTGGTCGCAGGCCACGTCGCCGGTGCTGCCGTCGGCGATCCGCCCGGGGGAGTGGGCGAAGGTGTCCCAGATGGAGGGTCCGCGGCCGTCGGCGTCGACCGCGCCCTCGATCTGGTAGGCGGAGGTGGACACCCCCCAGCGGAACCCGGCGGGGAACTCCGGCATCGGCGCGGTCGTCATTCGCCCTCCCAGAACGCGAAGCGTGTTCGGGACTCTAGGACGCGAGCCGCCGATGCGCTATAGGCCGGGCGGCGCTGGCGGCGCAAGGGTTTTCGGCGTGTCTTTTCCAAACCCGTCCGGGTAAGTCCGAATTACCGCATACAGTCGGAATATCGCGGATGTGTCCTTAGTGGGGGAAAGACAGAAATGATCCTCGTGGAACGCAGTGCGCACGTGATGGCGCCGGTGGAAGCGGTCTGGGACGTCGTGCAGCGGGCCGAGCAGTTGCCGGCCTGGCTGGCGGGAGTTCGCGCGGCGGAGGTCCTCTCGGGGGAGGGCTTCGGCCGGCGACAGCTGGTCCAGGCCGGGCGCGGCGCGGCGCACGAGGCCGAGGTGATCGCCTACCAGGAGCCGACCCTGATCGGGTGGCGCGAACGGGCCAAGGGCGCCGGTGCCCGGGCCGAGGCGCGCACCGAGATCTACGTACAGCTGACCCCGGACGAGGAGGAGGGCGGGACGATCGTGCGGCTCATCGTCGTACGGTGGCCCGCCGGCCCGGTGAAGGCCGCCCTGCTCCGGCTCGGCCTGCGTCGGGTCGGCGCCGACCTGGAGGACTCGCTGGCCCGACTGACCGACCTGGCCGCCGTCGGCTGACGGGCCCGGCCCGGCGTCGCCCGCGATGGTGATGGTCCGGCGTCCCCGCCAGGGACGCCGGACCATCGTCGATTCCGCCGCCACCCCCGCGCGCGCCGATCATGGACTTGTGGCGCCCGATTCGACACCCTCCTGCCCTTTGTCAACCACCACAACTCCATGATCGACGAGGGAAGGCGAAGGGCCCGGCGCGGGATCGCGCCGGGCCCTTCTCGCGTACGACCTAGCTGTCGCCGCCGGTCTCGCCGACCGGGGCGGCGTTGACGTCCTCCAGCGCGTACTTCTTGGCGGCCTCGGCCGGCACGTTCGCCGGCACCGCGCCGCGCAGCGCGAGCTGCCGCAGCGTCGCGACCGCCACCGACTCGGCGTCGACGTGGAAGTGCCGGCGCAGCGCGTGCCGGGTGTCCGACATGCCGAAGCCGTCGGTGCCGAGCGAGGTGTAGTCGCCGGGCACCCAGCGGGAGATCAGGTCCGGCACCGCGCGCATCCAGTCGCTGACCGCGACCTTCGGCCCGTCGGCGTCGGCCAGCTTCTGCTGGATGTACGGCACCCGCTGCTCGCCGCCCGGGTTGAGCAGGTTGTGCTCCTCGCACTCCACCGCGTCCCGGCGCAGCTCGGTCCAGGAGGTCACCGACCAGACGTCGGCGGCCACGCCCCAGTCCGCGGCGAGCACCTGCTGCGCCTTCAGCGCCCACTGCATGCCGGTGCCGGAGGCCAGGATGTTCGCCTTCGGCGCGTCCCCGTCCACCTGCGGCGCGGGGGAGTAGCGGTAGATGCCCTTGAGGATGCCCTCGACGTCCACGCCCTTCGGCTCGGCCGGCTGGAAGATCGGCTCGTTGTAGACCGTCAGGTAGTAGAAGACGTTCTCCTGCGCCTCGCCGTACATCCGGTGCAGGCCGTTCTCCATGATGTGCGCGATCTCGAACGCGAACGCCGGGTCGTAGGCGACCACCGCCGGGTTGGTGGCGGCGATCAGCAGCGAGTGGCCGTCCTCGTGCTGGAGGCCCTCACCGTTGAGCGTGGTCCGCCCGGCGGTCGCGCCGAGCAGGAAGCCCCGCGCCATCTGGTCCGCCGCCGCCCACAGCCCGTCGGCGGTCCGCTGGAACCCGAACATCGAGTAGAAGATGTACATCGGGATCATCGGCTCGCCGTGCGTGGCGTACGAGCTGCCGACGGCGGTGAACGAGGCGACCGAGCCGGCCTCGTTGATCCCCTCGTGCAGGATCTGTCCGTCGGTGGCCTCCTTGTACGACAGGAACAGCTCCCGGTCCACCGAGGTGTACCGCTGGCCGTGCAGCGAGTAGATCTTCGCCGTCGGGAAGAGCGAGTCCATGCCGAAGGTACGGGCCTCGTCCGGGATGATCGGCACCCAGCGCCTGCCGAACTCCTTGTCCTTCATCACGTCCTTGAGCAGGCGGACGAAGGCCATCGTGGTGGCCACCTTCTGCTTGCCCGAGCCGCGCTTGACGTCGGAGAACCGCTCGGGGCCGGGGATCTGCAGCCGCTTGCCGGTGGTCCGCCGGGACGGCAGGTACCCGCCGAGCTGCTGCCGCCGCTCCTTGAGGTACTGGATCTCGTCGGACTTCTCACCCGGGTTGTAGTACGGCGGCAGGTAGGGGTTGTCCTCCAGCTGCTTGTCGGGGATGTCCAGGTAGAGCCGGTCGCGGAAGAGCTTCAGGTCCTCCAGCGTCAGCTTCTTCATCTGGTGGGTGGCGTTGCGGGCCTCGAAGTGCGAGCCCAGCGTCCAGCCCTTGATCGTCTTGGCCAGGATCACCGTCGGCTGACCGGTGTGCTCCATCGCCGCCTTGTAGGCCGCGTATAGCTTGCGGTAGTCGTGCCCACCCCGCTTGAGGTTCCAGATCTCGTCGTCGCTCAGGTGCTCGACCATCTTGCGGGTCCGCGGGTCGCGGCCGAAGAAGTGCTCCCGGACGTACGCCCCGGACTCCGCCTTGTAGGTCTGGTAGTCACCGTCGGGCGTGGTGTTCATCAGGTTGACCAGTGCGCCGTCGGTGTCCGCCGCGAGCAGCGGGTCCCACTCCCGGCCCCACACCACCTTGATCACGTTCCAGCCGGCGCCCCGGAAGAACGCCTCCAGCTCCTGCATGACCTTGCCGTTGCCGCGGACCGGACCGTCCAGGCGCTGCAGGTTGCAGTTGATCACGAAGGTGAGGTTGTCCAGCTCCTCGCGGGCGGCCACCCCGATCGCGCCCAGCGACTCGACCTCGTCCATCTCGCCGTCGCCGAGGAACGCCCAGACGTGCTGCTGGGAGGTGTCCTTGATGCCGCGGTGGTGCAGGTACCGGTTGAACCGGGCCTGGTAGATCGCGTTGATCGGGCCGAGGCCCATCGAGACGGTGGGGAACTCCCAGAAGTCCGGCATCAGCCGCGGGTGCGGGTACGACGGCAGGCCGCCGCCCGGGTGCGACAGCTCCTGGCGGAAGCCGTCGAGCTGGTCCTCGCTGAGCCGGCCCTCGAGGAACGCCCGGGCGTACATGCCGGGGGAGGCGTGACCCTGGTAGAAGATGTGGTCGCCGCCGCCCGGGTGGTCCTTGCCGCGGAAGAAGTGGTTGAAGCCCACCTCGTAGAGCGACGCCGAGCTGGCGAAGGTGGAGATGTGGCCGCCGACGCCGATCTCGGGACGCTGCGCCCGGTGCACCAGCATGGCGGCGTTCCACCGGATGTACGCCCGGACCCGCCGCTCGATGTGCTCGTCTCCCGGGAACCACGGCTCGCGCTCCGGGGGGATGGAGTTGATGTAGTCGGTGGTGGTCAGGGACGGCACCCCGACCTGGCGCTCGCGGGCCCGCTCCAGCAGGCGCAGCATGACGTACCGGGCGCGTTTGGTCCCGCGCTCGTCGATGACACCGTCGAGCGACTCGACCCATTCGCCGGTCTCTTCAGGGTCGATGTCCGGAAGCTGGCTCGGCAGACCAGCGGTGATCACCGGGCGCTTGCGTTCCGTAGCCACAGGCGTTCCCTCGGTTGTGTGTGGGATAGGTCTCTAGCGCCATCCTGCCCCCTGGTGGCGCCCGTCGTCACGTCTCCCTCCCCCAGACGCGACGCTGAACACAGGTACCCACCAGTAACTTTGCGCGATCACCGGGTGCGCCAGGATCCGCCGCTCGCCACCAGGGGCTACCCTGCCGGCATGCGGTGGCGGTGGCGACCGGTGACCCTGGGCGCGACGACGGCGGTGGCGGGGGTGGCCGTCGGCGCGGTCTTCGGCGCCGTCGTGGTGCGGGACGGCCCGTGGGGGTACGGGGCACGCCCCGCTCCGCCGCCCCGTTCCCGTACACGCCGCCGCATCCGGACGGCGGCGGGCACATGCCGTCGTACGACTGCGGCGGCAGCGGTGGTGACCACGGCGGCGGCGGCGGTGGCGACTGTGGCGGGAGCGGCGGCGGTTCCTGAGCCGCTGCGGCAGAATGCGCCGTATGCGCAGTGAGGTGATCACCGTCCAGACCGGGTCCCGGCCGACCGTCCGGGACATCACCGCCGAGGCCGAGCGGTTCGTCTCCGGTCAGGGCGACGGCCTGCTGCACGTCTTCGTGCCGCACGCCACCGCCGGCCTGGCCGTCATCGAGACGGGTTCCGGCTCCGACGACGACCTGCTGCGGACGATCGACGACCTGCTCCCCGCCGACGAGCGCTGGCAGCACCGGCACGGCTCACCCGGTCACGGGCGCGATCACGTGCTCCCGGCGTTCGTCCCGCCGTACGCGACCCTGCCGGTGGTCGACGGGCGGCTGGCGCTCGGCACCTGGCAGTCGATCTGCCTGGTCGACACCAACGGCGACAACCCCAGCCGGAAGGTCCGCTTCTCCTTCCTCCCGGGCTGACGGGCCCGGTACGGCAGGTCGCGGTGTCCGGTGCTCCGCACACCCCGACCTTTCCGCGGTGGTGTTGACCGGTCCGGCCGGACCGGTCAGGGCCGCGCTCACCGCGGCCCTCCTCCCGCTCGGCGCTCTCTTCGCCCACCACGCCACCCGCCCCACCCCACCCCCGGGTTGTGGTGGGGGTCAGGCGGCGGTGAGCGCGAGCTGGGTTACGCGGATCTTGGTGAACAGGGCGCAATTGGATGGCAAGTAGGATGTGAGGCATGGCGCAACCCACCGCCCCCACCGCCGGCCCCGACGCGGGCGACCGCTCCGGCCTGGCCGGGGACGCGGTGCGCCGGATCATGCACATCGCCTCCGCGATCCGGCACTACCAGGACGTGGAGATCTCCGAGCTGGGCCTCACCCCGGCCGTCGCCCGGGCGCTGCACGAGCTGGACCCGGACCGGCCGCTGCCCGCCCGGGACCTTGCCGAGCAACTGCGCTGCGACCGCTCCAACGTCACCGGCCTGGTCGACAAGCTGGAGCAGGCCGGCCTGGTGGAGCGGCGGGTCGACCCCGCCGACCGGCGGCAGAAGACGCTGGTGGTGACCGACGCCGGCCGGCGGATGCGGGACCGGGTGCACCAGGTGATGTCCGATTCGCGACTGCTCGGCAGCCTCACCACCGGTGAGCTGGCCGCCCTGCGTGAGCTGGTCTGGAAGGTCTCCGACGGCGGCTGCCCGGAGCAGTGCGGCGACGAGTGATCGTCGGCGGGCGGATCGTGTCCGGGTGGGCGAGGGGGCCCTTCGTCGGTAATGCTGTCCGACGTGACCACCCCGCAAGATCTCGACGACCGGTTCCGGGAGGCTCTGGGCGCGCTCGGCGTC
The window above is part of the Micromonospora inositola genome. Proteins encoded here:
- a CDS encoding GH1 family beta-glucosidase gives rise to the protein MTTAPMPEFPAGFRWGVSTSAYQIEGAVDADGRGPSIWDTFAHSPGRIADGSTGDVACDHYHRYREDVALLAGLGVSAYRFSIAWPRVQPTGVGAASPAGLDFYERLVDELLGRGIDPVATLFHWDLPQALEDAGGWLNRDTAARFAEYADLVAARLGDRVKLWITLNEPFIHMSLGHGMGVHAPGWMLLFDAFPVAHHQLLGHGLAVSALRARSASPVAIANNYSPVRPAGDTDADRAAGAAYDALHNRLFTDPLLGLGYPEGPDFDPGVVRDGDLDLIAAPIDVLGVNYYNPTGIRAAEPDSPLPFEIVPLEGYPRTAFDWPVAPDGLRDLLVGLRDRYGDALPPIQVTESGCAYDDVPDAEGRVDDPERIAYLDGHLRAVRAAIDEGVDVTGYFVWSLLDNWEWAEGFTKRFGLVHVDYATQRRTPKSSYGWFRDQVIKP
- a CDS encoding SRPBCC family protein, whose translation is MILVERSAHVMAPVEAVWDVVQRAEQLPAWLAGVRAAEVLSGEGFGRRQLVQAGRGAAHEAEVIAYQEPTLIGWRERAKGAGARAEARTEIYVQLTPDEEEGGTIVRLIVVRWPAGPVKAALLRLGLRRVGADLEDSLARLTDLAAVG
- a CDS encoding MarR family winged helix-turn-helix transcriptional regulator, whose amino-acid sequence is MAQPTAPTAGPDAGDRSGLAGDAVRRIMHIASAIRHYQDVEISELGLTPAVARALHELDPDRPLPARDLAEQLRCDRSNVTGLVDKLEQAGLVERRVDPADRRQKTLVVTDAGRRMRDRVHQVMSDSRLLGSLTTGELAALRELVWKVSDGGCPEQCGDE
- a CDS encoding secondary thiamine-phosphate synthase enzyme YjbQ, with the protein product MRSEVITVQTGSRPTVRDITAEAERFVSGQGDGLLHVFVPHATAGLAVIETGSGSDDDLLRTIDDLLPADERWQHRHGSPGHGRDHVLPAFVPPYATLPVVDGRLALGTWQSICLVDTNGDNPSRKVRFSFLPG
- the aceE gene encoding pyruvate dehydrogenase (acetyl-transferring), homodimeric type; translated protein: MATERKRPVITAGLPSQLPDIDPEETGEWVESLDGVIDERGTKRARYVMLRLLERARERQVGVPSLTTTDYINSIPPEREPWFPGDEHIERRVRAYIRWNAAMLVHRAQRPEIGVGGHISTFASSASLYEVGFNHFFRGKDHPGGGDHIFYQGHASPGMYARAFLEGRLSEDQLDGFRQELSHPGGGLPSYPHPRLMPDFWEFPTVSMGLGPINAIYQARFNRYLHHRGIKDTSQQHVWAFLGDGEMDEVESLGAIGVAAREELDNLTFVINCNLQRLDGPVRGNGKVMQELEAFFRGAGWNVIKVVWGREWDPLLAADTDGALVNLMNTTPDGDYQTYKAESGAYVREHFFGRDPRTRKMVEHLSDDEIWNLKRGGHDYRKLYAAYKAAMEHTGQPTVILAKTIKGWTLGSHFEARNATHQMKKLTLEDLKLFRDRLYLDIPDKQLEDNPYLPPYYNPGEKSDEIQYLKERRQQLGGYLPSRRTTGKRLQIPGPERFSDVKRGSGKQKVATTMAFVRLLKDVMKDKEFGRRWVPIIPDEARTFGMDSLFPTAKIYSLHGQRYTSVDRELFLSYKEATDGQILHEGINEAGSVASFTAVGSSYATHGEPMIPMYIFYSMFGFQRTADGLWAAADQMARGFLLGATAGRTTLNGEGLQHEDGHSLLIAATNPAVVAYDPAFAFEIAHIMENGLHRMYGEAQENVFYYLTVYNEPIFQPAEPKGVDVEGILKGIYRYSPAPQVDGDAPKANILASGTGMQWALKAQQVLAADWGVAADVWSVTSWTELRRDAVECEEHNLLNPGGEQRVPYIQQKLADADGPKVAVSDWMRAVPDLISRWVPGDYTSLGTDGFGMSDTRHALRRHFHVDAESVAVATLRQLALRGAVPANVPAEAAKKYALEDVNAAPVGETGGDS